The Tripterygium wilfordii isolate XIE 37 chromosome 5, ASM1340144v1, whole genome shotgun sequence genome window below encodes:
- the LOC119998222 gene encoding NADH dehydrogenase [ubiquinone] 1 beta subcomplex subunit 7-like translates to MEVEGSSKKMIATQAEMVEARVPLAYRDQCAHLLIPLNKCRQSEFYLPWKCEDERHTYEKCEYELVMERMLQMKKIRDQEAKLKHSKGQLGATIPLIPKTADA, encoded by the coding sequence ATGGAGGTTGAGGGATCATCTAAGAAGATGATAGCCACGCAGGCGGAGATGGTGGAGGCGAGGGTGCCTCTCGCGTACAGGGACCAGTGCGCCCACCTGCTGATCCCCCTCAACAAATGCAGACAGTCCGAGTTCTATCTGCCATGGAAGTGCGAGGATGAACGCCACACTTACGAAAAGTGCGAGTACGAGCTTGTCATGGAGCGCATGCTTCAGATGAAGAAGATCCGCGACCAGGAGGCCAAGCTCAAGCACTCCAAGGGCCAGCTGGGAGCCACAATCCCTCTCATCCCCAAAACCGCCGATGCCTAG